From the Hordeum vulgare subsp. vulgare chromosome 1H, MorexV3_pseudomolecules_assembly, whole genome shotgun sequence genome, the window TTATAATGCATTCAAGATCACAACCCATGTAAATACGAAAGCCATACAAAGAATCGCACGCGACAATGACCCGAATCACACGCGGCGTTTTTACAGCAGCCgtattttctttaaaaaaaacaggaaaaatagtCCCTTACAGGCCTAGTATTTCTTGTTGGTTGTTGATCCATGTAACCTCTGGACGGTTCGTGACTTTGCTAATTCAAAGCCGGTCGCTTGTTGAACTTTTTATCTAAAGAAAAGGAATACATAAAGTAAATCTGGTACTGCATCTGCTAACAAGGTGTGGAAACTAAACTGACACTAATGTTTTGGGTTTTGCCTAGAGCCGATAACTACATAACAAGTTTGCGTGACTACACAAGCAAGGAGGACGAAAACTAGTAGGAATGCCAAGGCGATCGTCAAGCGTTGTGAGCGTTGGCCCCAAAAGTTGTGCGCACGGCGCTTGTGGCGCTTCTCCAGGTCATGCCAAATGGGTTTGAGATAGTTCCTGTCGATGTTATGGACGTCCATGACCACCCCATTGCAGAGGTTGGCAAATCCTTGGGCGGCAATGTCGTCGCTGCCCTCGAAGTGTTGGAGGATCTTTGCATCAACCAGGAGCCGGACGTCCTCCACCGTACACGCAACCTGCGACATGAAGATGCAGTAGGCCGTGACGGGCCTCTTGGGCATCTGCTCCTCCAGTGCCATCAGGTTACTTAGGAGGGTCCATGTGTCCCTACAGACTTGCAGGCGAGGGATCCACAGCGTGCCTCCTTCAAGGCGCACGTCAAGGATCGAAGTCACTTCGTCCGCGAAGTCCCGTGGCATGAACTTCACGTTTGCACACAAGCGGTAGTCCGTCGCCCGGCGCCACCGACCTGTGTGCCTCGGCGGTTCCGGATCAGTAGACGGCAGCAAATTGGCTTGACGGAAGTATGCGTGCACTAGGTGCAGGAGGTGGCATGGCTGCTCCATCAGCTTCTGCTTCCCTGCGCTGATGTACAGCTGAGCCTGCAGCAGATTCTGGATATATGTTGCCATGTAGCGGAGTAGACAACGGGAACCTCCTGTGGCGCGGGCGTGAATCCTCTCAAGAACGAAGAAAGGCATCTGGTTCTCGATGAGGTAAAGGATGTCACGAAAGACCGTGTTGTGGTCGTGGCAGGATGTTTGAGGGGCGTCTGGATAGTTCCCCAACCAACCCAACAGGTAGCACCCATCATGGAGCAGCATCCTCGCCAACTCCTCCGGCGTCATGTGGGCGACCCCGTCGCCGTACCATTCCCTTGCTTCCGGCTCCAATTCCTCCACTAGACCATTAAGGCCACCTCCCTTATATCTCTCGGAGAGACTCTGCATGAAGCCGACATACCGCAGCTTTTCTTTTACAATCCACGGAGACGGATGAGTGCGATGGTAAGGGCCGATCGGCACGCTGTGCGGCGTGTAGCTGTCTTCATCGGCGCTACGGAGTTGCTGACGGACCTTGGGAGCATTGTGGATGGAAACAATAGTGTTCCTCCCAATTTGTTTGGCCAGCAGTTTTTTCCCTGCCTCCAAGTCGGAGTCAAGATTCCAGACTCTTGTATCTGCATGATATAATTAATTATCACAAAGAATACAATATATGCTAGGAAAATGCAATGTATATATATTAATGTTGGTTACTCCTTTAAGGTTTTGATGGTGTAGAAGTTCCCAAAATTCATGACAAAAATGGCGTAACACTTTGACTATAATCTAAGATCAACCAGCAGAGTGATTGCAAAGATATTATTTTATGTGCCCTCAAGAAAAAAATATAGTTGATGAACTGTTCAAAAAAAGTGACAGCCATTTTAGATCCCGCCAAATATAGTTGATGACCTGTTCAAAATATAGTTGAAAAAATATGGAGTGATTTGAAATATTGAGTTCATGTGCTCTCAGCAAAAGTGACAGCCATTTTAGATCCCTGCGAAATATATATGAACTCAACTATTTGTTGTTTTTTCCAGTGTGCATAAAGTCTTATTTTTACAATCACTCTGTAATCTTATATCATCGTTGGCGTGATGTTCTCGTATTGGTTTCAGTTTTCTTAGAGCTTTGGACCGTTAAAACATTGAAAAGgtgatatggtaactattggtagcTATATATCGTGCCTCTATCAAAAAATTCGTCCCTGATATGGTAGCCTATATCATGCATGGGCCGAGTGACTGTCTTCTAGAATGCATGCTTGTTCAGTGTCGGCGGTGTTCGTAAGGTTTGATACGCTAACTCCACTTGTCAATTGTCTGGTGTACTAGTATCATAGTGCCATCTAATTTTTTCAGTTCTAGAATTTGaatatgaaattatgcatatgATAATCATTAGATTTTCTTGATCCATGTGCTAAGATACTGTATCTTATCATGATACTACTATCACATCTCTTATGCAACATCATTTTTGCCTCCGTAAAATGCATGATACTAAGGTGAAGCATTGTGACAGGCCTAAAACAAACCAAATTGCGGTACGACAACGTATAGCCAGAGGAGTACATGCATGGTTTGGAATTTTTTTCATAAATTTCTCTAGGATCGTCTATCGTTACTGCTACGGCGGTGGTACCAACATGAGGGACAGTTGGCATGAATTTTCTGAGTTTTTTTAATATTGACCCCTTCATTTACAAAAGGTGGCTTTTTGTTATTAGGCAAAATTAAAAAGCTGAACCAAGTGTACACAGTAGACACATGTTTAAATATTGTATTCTCATAATGTTGTGTTAGTGTTCTTCTAAAACCAGCATGATATCCCTTACAAACGTGAGTGCATCGTATTTTAGTGTATAAAATatgttaagtattttattttcttatgATACAGATACTTTTCCTCATATTTACCCCTTTTTACTGCAAAATAACTATTATTTCATGTATGAACATATATGACTATGTTGATAATAAATAACAAAAAGGAATTACAGATATTGTTTATGAAATCTAATGCTGTAGATTAAGTTTTTGTCAGCGATCTGTCTACAAGGTTAGTAGTTGATTCGGTGAACACGTGTGCCGACCAAACTTAGTTGTAATCCACGTGCTTGCTGCACTAATTGGCGCCGTATGCTCCCTAGTGTTTGTCTGAAACCCTAGGGACTACAATTATTGGGATCTGGTGGATATAATCTGCTGAAGTTATGATCTGTGTAGGAACAACTATGAAGATATAAGGATTTCCACAAGAAGATGTCGTTCGTTTGatgagaaataaaaaggaaaatcagaTGGGATACGTTTAGGTATGATAATATAGATCTAGTGGGTATGGTATTTTTAGGTATTGTTATACAAACCTAATGGTTCTTATATGTACTAATAAAGAGATGGTCAACCAGATCCAGAATCTCTAAAAAATAGATCTAGGACCATATGTTTTGCTTTTTGTGAGAATTTCTAGCATGCATATATCTCTATATTTTCTGTATTGTGGTTTTAATATATACTCCctcagttcctaaatataagtcttttaagatagtttactagaagtctacatacggagAAAAATTagtgaatatacactctaaagtatgtctatatacatccatatgtagttcactaatgaaacctcttcaaagacttatatttaggaacggagggagtaatagatAAAGATAGATAGACAGTTAACGTGTCATTCGtcctgctttctgtttttttatgACAATATGACGACTGAGGTGTACAGTACATTTCAATGGACAAGCCACGCTTTCAGAATGTGCACACAGTCTGTCTTGGTTGCAACCGGAACCCAATCGGACGCCACCATGCTGCCAGTCTTCAATCTGATTGACGGCGATGATATGTCCCTACCAGCCTGCTTACACGATTGGGAGGCACTGCCCACCATTACAGCACTGGAAAAGGAGATGACGGTACCACTCGTGTCCACggtaggaggaggatgaggaactAAGTTAGAAGAACGGTAACTAAACTGCCACATGGCTCTTATGTGGGTAGTAAAAAGACCTAGCCATTTCAGCCGGCAGCCCCTTTCAAGGATGAAATGTAGACTTTCGTTAAAGTGGGTGGGCAAACATAGATCTTTAATTTGTGAGAGTAGACAGATGAATATGCTTACAGAGCTTCGCCGTGGTGCCTCAATGATGAAATGTAGACTTTAGTTAAAGTGGGTGGGCAAACATAGGCCTTTAATTTGTGACAGTAGACGGATGAATATATGCTTACAGAGGTTTGCCGTGGTTCCTCAAGGATGAAACATAGACTTTTGTTAAAGTGGATGAGCAAACATAGACCTTTAATTTGTGAGAGTACATGGATGAATATGCTTACAGAGCTTTGCCGTGCGTGGCGCCTCAAGGATGAAATGTAGACTTTAGCTAAAGTGGGTGGGCAAACATAGACCTTTAATTTGTGAGAGTAGATGGATGAATATGCTTACAGAGCTTTGCCGTGTTGCCAGGAGACTCGCCGGTTTCACCCACTTTCCCTTGTTGAGAAGGTTGAGACGAGTCGACTTGGATGGTGACGATTTTGGTGGATAAATCATCTCTGCTAGTCTCAGCCTTCCATGCTTCCATTTCAGTACCTGCATGGCAGCATAAATTGAAAAATGAGTTCAAAGGGTAGACTTTTGAGAAATATAAAGATCAGTGTACTGtagaaaaggaaacaaaatgaAGGGAACTGTTACTTTGCGCCATGACACTGGAGGCTCGATCCAAAGCAAAAGCTGTGTGATCTATCGTTTGTAATACTTGTGATGCATGTTATGACGGGCTATATATAGCTAGGATCAGCTTCACTCCTTGCTTGTACCAGTCGCGTGAAATTTGTCGTTCCTTCTCAAAATACTCTGCAGAACATACAAAATACTCCTTGCTCGACTGTGCTGCTCACATGAGTGTCGGTAGAACAAGACGCGCGCCTTACGGTTGCCGCACGTTAGACGATGCTGCCATCAAATGAGCTCAACTCCTCGATAAGATTGCCGTGCATCGGGTCTCGTTCGACTCTCCTAGGACTCATCAGTTAAACTGTGCACGCCGGCCAACGTCTACGCTCGTTCGTCACAGCTCTCGAGTCATCGGGAGTAGTTACTAAGGAAAAGATTCCCTTGAGACTCGGTCTTCCAAGGTCATGCTGCCGAGACTATACTTATAGTAGAGAACTAATCTATTTCTCTTCAACTACAAGTACTTAGGTAcagaggaaatataataaaagTAACATAAGTCGTAACATGACACGTATCTGAAAATATAGATAACAAGCCAAATAATTAACAAGAAAAGATAAGTTTATTGTAACACAATATTTTACCTTAATATCACAAATACTAAAACAAAATGACTCTATAA encodes:
- the LOC123403500 gene encoding uncharacterized protein LOC123403500, which encodes MAQSTEMEAWKAETSRDDLSTKIVTIQVDSSQPSQQGKVGETGESPGNTAKLYTRVWNLDSDLEAGKKLLAKQIGRNTIVSIHNAPKVRQQLRSADEDSYTPHSVPIGPYHRTHPSPWIVKEKLRYVGFMQSLSERYKGGGLNGLVEELEPEAREWYGDGVAHMTPEELARMLLHDGCYLLGWLGNYPDAPQTSCHDHNTVFRDILYLIENQMPFFVLERIHARATGGSRCLLRYMATYIQNLLQAQLYISAGKQKLMEQPCHLLHLVHAYFRQANLLPSTDPEPPRHTGRWRRATDYRLCANVKFMPRDFADEVTSILDVRLEGGTLWIPRLQVCRDTWTLLSNLMALEEQMPKRPVTAYCIFMSQVACTVEDVRLLVDAKILQHFEGSDDIAAQGFANLCNGVVMDVHNIDRNYLKPIWHDLEKRHKRRAHNFWGQRSQRLTIALAFLLVFVLLACVVTQTCYVVIGSRQNPKH